The Spirochaetota bacterium DNA window ATGTAGTTTAAAGGCCAAAAAGTAAATTATGAACCTAAAAAGATTCAATCCTCTCATATGCTATCCCTTAGCAAAGGTGATAAATGAGTACTCGAATTTGAAGTTAGATTGTTTGTAATGCTTTTTAATAGATAATATATTCCCAAAAACACTATATTAGGGTTTAAAGTGATGTTTAGCAGAGATTTTATCCTTACGGTGAGTGTAATATTTCATATTGGCTTAAGGGGAAAGGATGAATAGTGATTAGCATGATTTCTATCCTTGAACCCGAGACTAATATACAGAGTAGTTTGATATAAATATGAAGGGACGAATAATCATAGATAAGGAATTCTGCAAAGGTTGTAAATTTTGCATCGAGTTTTGCCCCAAAGGCACTATCCATTTATCAGATGATTTTAATACTAAGGGGTACTATTACGCAGAATTCAGTGATGGAATGGAGTGCTCAGGATGTGCTATTTGCGCTATTATGTGCCCTGAGGCTGCTGTGGAGGTGTATCGTGAATAGAGTGCTGATGAATGGGACCAGCGCAATTGGTGAGTCGGCAATTCAGGCCGGATGCACCTATTATTTCGGATATCCAATAACCCCGCAGAATGAATTGCCTGAGTACATGTCGCAGAGGCTTCCTGAGGTTCCTGGTGGTGTGTTTATTCAAGCGGAGAGCGAGCTTTCTGCAATAAATATGGTTCTTGGCGCTAGCGCTGCCGGAGCCAGGGTAATGACCTCTTCAAGCAGTCCTGGCATCAGCCTTAAACAGGAGAGCATCTCATACCTCGCTGCCCAGGAACTCCCTGCTGTAATTGTGAATATTGTGAGGGGAGGACCTGGCCTTGGCAATATATCATTCTCTCAAGCCGACTATTTTCAGTCAACGCGTGGTGGTGGTCATGGTGATTACAGAACCATTGTCCTTGCGCCAGACTCAGTTCAGGAGATGGCTGACATGACCTATAATGCATTTGATTTGGCTGACAACTATAGAATGCCTGTAATTGTATTGGGAGATGGCATGCTCGGTCAGATTATGGAACCGGTGATAATCCCTAATGCTAAGAAGAAGACACCTGTAAAGAAGGATTACATTGTTAATGGCGCCAAGGGGAGGGGGCCACGAGTAATCAAGTCGTTTTTTGTGGAAGGCAAAGACCTGGAAGATCACAACTGGAAGTTGTTTAGAAAATACAGAAAGATTGAACAGACTGAGGTGCTCTATGATACCTACCTTCTTGATGACGCAAATATGGCTGTTTTAGCGTATGGCACAGCTGCGAGAATTGCTAAGGGAGCAATTAAGAGACTCCGAAAGGAGGATGAAAATATTAAAATAGGGATGATAAGGCCTAAGACACTCTGGCCCTTCCCGACAAAAGTGATCAAGGATACATCTCGGATCATCAATGATTTTTTTGTCTTTGAGCTTAGCACAGGACAGATGATAGATGATGTTAAGCTTTCGCTCGATGGCAGAGGACATATCCATTTTTATGGAAGGCCTGGGGCTGTTGTTCCAACACCATCTGAACTTGCCCGAATAATGGCACGTCATTATCACCAATCACAAAGGACAAGGAAGGGATGAGGAAGTTCTATTCGAGACCAAATTCATTAAAAAGAATCCCGATGCACTATTGTCCTGGATGCGGACATAGCATCATTCATCGTCTAATAGCTGAACTCCTTGATGAAATGGATCTTCAGGGCAGAGCGATATGCACACCACCACCTGGATGTTCAGTATTGGCTTATAATTATCTGAACATTGATATGGTTGAGGCGCCTCATGGGCGCGGCGCAGCGGTTGCCACTGGCATTAAGCGAGTGCAGCCTAACTGCCTCGTCTTCTCCTATCAGGGCGATGGTGATCTTGCTGCCATTGGAACGGCTGAGACAATACATGCAGCGAATCGGGGTGAGTTTATTACAGCTATTTTTGTCAATAATGCAGTCTATGCAATGACCGGTGGACAGATGGCGCCTACAACACTTATAGGACAGAAGACAACTACATCGCCTTACGGCCGCAATCCCCAAAATGAGGGACAACCGATTAAAATGAGTGAACTCTTATCCGCTTTTGATGGCGTCTCCTATATTGAACGTACTGCAGTTAACAGTCCGGCAAATATTAAAAAAGCTAAAAAATCAATACAAAAGGCCTTCCAGCATCAATTGAATAAAACGGGTTTTTCCCTTGTTGAAATATTATCACCATGCCCAACAAACTGGAAGATGGATCCTTTACAGTCATGCAAATGGATAGATGAAGTCATGACAAAAGAATTTACACTTGGTATAATGAAAGAAGTAAAATGTTAATAAAAACTATATTTTCCGGATTCGGCGGTCAGGGAATTCTATCTATGGGACAAATATTGGCAAAGGCCGCTATGTTAGAAGGCAAGTATGTTACCTACCTCCCTTCATATGGCACAGAGGTAAGGGGAGGAACCGCAAACTGCACAGTTACCATATCCGATGAAGAGATTGCATCACCCATTGCGTCAGAACCGGAGTTTATAATTGCAATGAATCAGCCCTCTTTTGTCAGGTTTCAAAGCCTGCTCCAGTCTGGTGGTTTTTTATTGTATAATTCATCATTGATTAATCCAAATTCTGTGAGAGGGGATATTGAAATACTAGGAATACCTTTGTTTGAAATTGTGCAAGAACTGGGTAGCAGGAAGGTGGCAAACATGGTAATACTCGGAGCCTATATTCGAATTAGCAACATAATCTCTATTGATAGTATAATAAAAAATCTTCCTGAAATTCTTGGAGCTAAGAAAGCCAAGCTGTTAAAGGAAAACAGAGAGGCCATGCTCCTCGGATATAATTATCTTAAGGAGTGGGAGAATGGTAATAAAACAGCTTTCAGTTAGTTTGGAAAATATACCAGGGAAATTGAGCGATATTAGCGACATTATGGGGAAGGAGGGGGTTAATATACGAGCCATCTCCGTTGCGGATACCTCGGATATCAGCACAGTCCGTTTTGTGGTTGATGATCCTCCAAAGGCGATAAATATCCTTAAATCAAATAATTATAACGTAAAAGAAACCGATGTGCTGGCAGTTGAAACACCTGATCATCCAGGGGGTCTCAACGCAGTCCTACAGCCACTCAAGGCAGCTAATATTAATGTTCACTACCTTTATCCATTTCTCGGCCGGATTAGCGAACAGGCCATAATAATACTCGGTGTTGATAAGATAGAAGAGACGGATAGAGTATTAAAAGAGAATTGGGTTCATACATTAGGAGAAGAGATATATAATATGTAATATACCCCAACTAAATCTTTGCATACAGCATTGGGAATATACCAATCCATCCCACCATCCGTAAAAAAATCCCATTATCAAAAGCTATTATCACTAAATACATTACACTGCTACTACCCTCTATATATCCACTATGGTGTTGAAGCTGATAAGCTATTATATGATCTGATCATATTATGAAAAAATTCTATTCTCATGGAATAAAATAAATTTTGACTTTCTTAAAAAAATAAAATATAATCTTAGCAAGATCAGTATTGGATACACTTTCAATATGTTGAATATTAAGATGAAAAGCAGAGAACATAAGAATGAATTTATCTGAAAGATGGAATATATACTTTTTATTATGCACAATAGCATTGCTATCAATATCTTGTTCAGAAGAGAAAAGCGGAACAGATATTGTTTCAATATCCAGTGTTAATGCTTTTGTAACCATCTCTGATATTAAAAAAGGCATTAAGAAGACAACCTCCCGAATGACTCAGGTTAACCTCTCTCATCAGGTTCATGAGGAGACCGGAGTCCCTTGTATTACCTGTCATCGAAAGGAGAAGAATGATTCAAGAATCAAGAAATGCGTTTATTGTCATAAGGGGCTACAGGGTGCAACACATCTTCATAAATTCTGTATAAAGTGCCATAAAGAGAAAAACAATGGCCCTATATCCTGCGTTGAATGCCATGTTGAAGGAAATAGAAAGTATCTAAATGAAGAAACGAAAAAAGAATATAGCTCTAATGGTGTATATAACAAAAACATTCGCCTTCTTCATGAAAAAGCGGGAGTACAATGTATTGTATGTCACCATAATAGTAGTGTTACTGATAGTGTGGACATGAAGCAGGAGAAAAAATGTTCAAATTGTCATACAGGTGAATCAAGAATGCGCATAATGCATGTCTTCTGTAAGGAATGTCATAAGAGAAAAGATAAGGGCCCTATCCTAAGCAAAAAAAATGGTCCTATCGATTGTGATGGATGTCATAAAAGAAAAGATAACATGATATCTCAGAAATAGACCTGTTTTGGTTAAATGATAATTCTACATGGAGTGTGAAAATGATCCTTCATGTATAATTCCTGTTAAGGTATTAACTGAGATTGAATACTTGCTATTTTGCAATTTCAAAGAATTAAAGAGTTTTTGATTTGGCTGTGAAATTATTCATTATTGCATTTATTGAGGAATACGATGAAATCGGATAATAATTCATTTAATCTAAATAGAAGGGATTTTCTTAAGTTATTCGGAGGCACAGTTGCTGCATTGAGTATTCCCTCAGCTGTGCTTGAAGGCTGCAAAAAGGAGATACAAAAGGCGATAGAGGCAACCCCTGTCATATGGCTGCAGGGTCAGTCCTGTTCAGGATGTTCTGTTTCGCTATTAAACACAACAAAGCCTGATGCAGCAACACTGATTACAAAATATATCAGCCTGAACTTTCATCAGACCATAAGCGCTGGTACAGGGCATGTGTTGATTGATGTAATAGAGGATGCTCTTAAGAAGAAGCGAAAAGATTTTATTCTAGTTGTTGAG harbors:
- a CDS encoding ferredoxin family protein — its product is MKGRIIIDKEFCKGCKFCIEFCPKGTIHLSDDFNTKGYYYAEFSDGMECSGCAICAIMCPEAAVEVYRE
- a CDS encoding 3-methyl-2-oxobutanoate dehydrogenase subunit VorB, producing the protein MNRVLMNGTSAIGESAIQAGCTYYFGYPITPQNELPEYMSQRLPEVPGGVFIQAESELSAINMVLGASAAGARVMTSSSSPGISLKQESISYLAAQELPAVIVNIVRGGPGLGNISFSQADYFQSTRGGGHGDYRTIVLAPDSVQEMADMTYNAFDLADNYRMPVIVLGDGMLGQIMEPVIIPNAKKKTPVKKDYIVNGAKGRGPRVIKSFFVEGKDLEDHNWKLFRKYRKIEQTEVLYDTYLLDDANMAVLAYGTAARIAKGAIKRLRKEDENIKIGMIRPKTLWPFPTKVIKDTSRIINDFFVFELSTGQMIDDVKLSLDGRGHIHFYGRPGAVVPTPSELARIMARHYHQSQRTRKG
- a CDS encoding thiamine pyrophosphate-dependent enzyme; the encoded protein is MRKFYSRPNSLKRIPMHYCPGCGHSIIHRLIAELLDEMDLQGRAICTPPPGCSVLAYNYLNIDMVEAPHGRGAAVATGIKRVQPNCLVFSYQGDGDLAAIGTAETIHAANRGEFITAIFVNNAVYAMTGGQMAPTTLIGQKTTTSPYGRNPQNEGQPIKMSELLSAFDGVSYIERTAVNSPANIKKAKKSIQKAFQHQLNKTGFSLVEILSPCPTNWKMDPLQSCKWIDEVMTKEFTLGIMKEVKC
- a CDS encoding 2-oxoacid:acceptor oxidoreductase family protein; translation: MLIKTIFSGFGGQGILSMGQILAKAAMLEGKYVTYLPSYGTEVRGGTANCTVTISDEEIASPIASEPEFIIAMNQPSFVRFQSLLQSGGFLLYNSSLINPNSVRGDIEILGIPLFEIVQELGSRKVANMVILGAYIRISNIISIDSIIKNLPEILGAKKAKLLKENREAMLLGYNYLKEWENGNKTAFS
- a CDS encoding ACT domain-containing protein, which gives rise to MVIKQLSVSLENIPGKLSDISDIMGKEGVNIRAISVADTSDISTVRFVVDDPPKAINILKSNNYNVKETDVLAVETPDHPGGLNAVLQPLKAANINVHYLYPFLGRISEQAIIILGVDKIEETDRVLKENWVHTLGEEIYNM
- a CDS encoding cytochrome c3 family protein; this encodes MNLSERWNIYFLLCTIALLSISCSEEKSGTDIVSISSVNAFVTISDIKKGIKKTTSRMTQVNLSHQVHEETGVPCITCHRKEKNDSRIKKCVYCHKGLQGATHLHKFCIKCHKEKNNGPISCVECHVEGNRKYLNEETKKEYSSNGVYNKNIRLLHEKAGVQCIVCHHNSSVTDSVDMKQEKKCSNCHTGESRMRIMHVFCKECHKRKDKGPILSKKNGPIDCDGCHKRKDNMISQK